A region from the Arachis ipaensis cultivar K30076 chromosome B01, Araip1.1, whole genome shotgun sequence genome encodes:
- the LOC107625972 gene encoding BTB/POZ domain-containing protein At3g50780-like, which produces MSEIKHNRVDQGQTKIKNVPIAVTPEGFWCCPSPAVFQKGLRNQNPLNKPTPSSPLPARSAVKKKTVPVTVNERRASSALPTPSRLVNSDEKQCPEQPSANTSVVSPRAKIESLPRKVAIEFGDPGTCDMKVVLVGKQGLCVKLSVHRDVLKEKSVFFCEKLSDETNLSWLQIDECEDVEIYVEIVGLMYCKEIRQRLIRQSVSRILRILKVAEFLSFGSCIESCLEYLEAVPWVGEEEEEKVVSTVRQLQGEGIGVNPVLKRVSSNISSVRNDTVSQIIDLVLKSNEERGRREMKYIVLKLLRESNSVANQGGSTDMIYNSCTSCMDSLLCLFKKASEPGFANKPSDMRDPVVKQIALESDNLSWLVEILMDKQAAGEFVAKWANQRELAILHVKLPTVYRYHVSCISGXXXXXXXGQLLPSKETRQLLLQTWLQPLINDYNWLHHGCRGFDGKLVEEGIGRTILTLPLEDQQSILLSWLASFLKSGDSCPNLHRAFEVWWRRTFIRPYVQSQGSNAMTHTSMLSKQQ; this is translated from the exons ATGTCTGAAATTAAGCATAACCGGGTGGATCAAGGACAAACAAAGATTAAGAATGTTCCAATAGCTGTCACCCCAGAAGGGTTTTGGTGTTGTCCATCACCTGCTGTGTTCCAGAAAGGCCTCAGAAACCAAAATCCTTTGAATAAACCGACACCCTCTTCGCCGCTGCCGGCAAGAAGCGCAGTCAAGAAAAAGACTGTTCCGGTGACAGTGAATGAGAGAAGAGCTTCTTCTGCACTGCCAACCCCATCAAGATTGGTGAATTCTGATGAAAAGCAATGTCCAGAGCAGCCTTCTGCTAATACGTCCGTGGTGTCGCCACGGGCAAAAATCGAGTCTTTGCCGAGGAAGGTTGCTATTGAGTTTGGTGATCCAGGAACGTGTGATATGAAGGTGGTGTTGGTGGGGAAGCAGGGGCTTTGTGTGAAGTTGAGTGTGCACAGGGATGTCCTGAAAGAGAAGAGTGTTTTCTTCTGTGAGAAACTTTCTGATGAAACCAACTTGTCGTGGCTCCAAATCGATGAATGCGAGGATGttgaaatatatgttgaaatCGTAGGTCTCATGTACTGCAAGGAGATTAGGCAGAGGCTTATCAGGCAAAGCGTTTCTCGCATTCTTCGAATACTAAAG GTTGCGGAATTCCTGAGCTTCGGTTCATGTATAGAATCATGTTTGGAGTACTTGGAAGCAGTCCCATGggtgggagaagaagaagaagaaaaggtggTTTCAACTGTACGACAACTCCAAGGAGAAGGAATTGGAGTCAACCCTGTACTGAAACGAGTTTCTTCAAACATTTCTAGTGTCCGAAACGACACTGTTTCGCAGATTATCGATCTTGTTCTCAAGAGCAACGAAGAAAGAGGTCGTCGAGAAATGAAGTACATAGTTCTGAAGCTCCTTAGGGAGAGTAAcagcgttgcaaatcaaggcggTTCAACTGACATGATTTATAATTCATGCACAAGTTGCATGGATTCTCTGTTGTGTCTGTTCAAGAAGGCTTCAGAGCCAGGCTTTGCAAACAAACCGAGCGATATGAGAGATCCTGTGGTAAAGCAAATAGCTCTGGAATCTGATAACCTCTCATGGTTGGTGGAGATCTTAATGGACAAGCAAGCGGCCGGTGAGTTTGTGGCCAAGTGGGCGAACCAGCGGGAATTGGCCATCTTACATGTAAAGCTGCCAACTGTATACCGGTATCACGTCAGCTGCATTTCCGGNNNNNNNNNNNNNNNNNNNNGAGGGCAGTTGCTGCCGTCGAAGGAGACGCGACAGTTGTTGTTACAGACATGGCTTCAGCCTCTAATCAATGATTACAACTGGCTACACCATGGATGCAGGGGATTTGATGGAAAACTTGTGGAAGAAGGAATTGGGAGGACCATTCTGACGTTGCCGCTGGAGGATCAGCAGAGTATTTTGCTTTCTTGGTTGGCAAGTTTCTTGAAGAGTGGTGATAGCTGCCCCAATCTTCACAGGGCTTTTGAGGTGTGGTGGAGGAGAACTTTCATTAGACCATATGTGCAAAGTCAAGGCAGCAATGCCATGACTCATACTTCAATGTTGTCAAAGCAGCAATGA